A DNA window from Coffea arabica cultivar ET-39 chromosome 6c, Coffea Arabica ET-39 HiFi, whole genome shotgun sequence contains the following coding sequences:
- the LOC113693852 gene encoding zinc finger CCCH domain-containing protein 30-like isoform X1, translated as MDMNHLTVETEDVLASVLELAANNDMDGFKRWVEQDPTSVDEVGLWYGRQKGSKQMVLEERTPLMVAATYGSIDVLELILSLSEIDVNRSCGLDKSTALHCAASGGSVKAVDAVKLLLAAGADPNLMDINGHRPIDVIIVCPKFQERKLLLEKLLSTEASLGDHRLRVSTTTSNSNSNSPPLSPSPGNGSPSSHSDSTSSPKISDLPASSMSEKKEYPVDPSLPDIKNSIYSTDEFRMYSFKVRPCSRAYSHDWTECPFVHPGENARRRDPRKFHYSCVPCPDFRKGTCRRGDMCEYAHGVFECWLHPAQYRTRLCKDGTSCNRRVCFFAHTQEEMRPLYVSTGSAVPSPRTGPSSTNAVDFAGMNFLPGSPSSVTMMSPSPFNPPMSPSTNGIANMGWAQPNAPALHLPGSNLQSSRLRSSFNARDIPTEDLNMLSEFDVQQQQFLDEISRISQPNINSSSLNRTSRPKTMTPSNLEDLFNVEGLSPRYSDQALASAVFSPTHKSAVLNQFQQQQQSMLSPINTNFSPKSVDHSLLQASFGVSSSGRMSPRSMDPISPMSSRVSMLAQREQQQQQQPQQQFRSLSSRDLGSSSAAVVGSPADTWSNWGSSMGKPDWAVSTEFGRLKRSSSFELGNEEPDLSWVQSLVRDSPQEMKEKSVQYVAGAATSAEGANLDHQIDQMDPSALTALLDQMQLDHLIAQG; from the exons ATGGACATGAATCATTTAACTGTTGAAACTGAAGATGTTTTGGCCAGTGTGCTTGAGCTTGCTGCCAACAATGACATGGATGGCTTCAAAAGATGGGTGGAACAGGACCCAACTAGCGTTGATGAAGTTGGGTTGTGGTATGGCCGCCAAAAGGGCTCAAAGCAAATGGTTCTTGAGGAAAGGACTCCTTTGATGGTTGCTGCTACATATGGCAGCATCGATGTTTTGGAACTGATTCTATCTCTGTCTGAAATAGATGTTAATCGGTCTTGTGGTCTTGACAAGAGCACCGCACTTCACTGTGCTGCCTCTGGTGGATCCGTAAAGGCCGTTGATGCTGTGAAATTGCTTTTAGCTGCTGGTGCTGATCCAAACTTGATGGACATCAATGGTCATCGACCTATTGATGTCATTATTGTCTGTCCTAAGTTCCAGGAAAGGAAACTTCTACTTGAAAAGCTTCTCAGTACTGAAGCTTCACTTGGTGACCACAGACTCAGGGTGTCAACAACTACTTCAAATTCGAATTCCAATTCACCGCCTCTTTCTCCATCCCCTGGAAATGGATCTCCATCATCTCATTCAGATTCAACTTCTTCTCCAAAGATTAGCGATCTTCCTGCCTCATCCATGTCAGAGAAGAAAGAGTACCCTGTTGATCCATCCTTGCCTGACATTAAGAACAGCATCTATTCAACAGATGAGTTCAGAATGTATTCATTTAAGGTTCGACCCTGCTCTCGTGCCTATTCACATGATTGGACAGAGTGCCCATTTGTCCATCCTGGTGAAAATGCTCGAAGAAGGGACCCGAGAAAGTTCCACTACAGCTGCGTTCCTTGCCCAGATTTTCGCAAGGGAACTTGTCGAAGGGGGGATATGTGTGAATATGCTCATGGGGTTTTCGAGTGCTGGCTTCACCCTGCACAGTACAGGACTCGGCTTTGTAAAGATGGTACAAGTTGCAATAGAAGAGTTTGCTTCTTTGCCCACACACAAGAGGAGATGCGCCCCTTGTATGTGTCTACTGGTTCTGCTGTTCCGTCTCCTCGCACGGGCCCCTCCAGCACTAATGCTGTGGATTTTGCTGGAATGAACTTCTTACCAGGTTCTCCTTCATCAGTTACGATGATGTCTCCATCTCCATTCAACCCACCCATGTCTCCTTCCACCAATGGCATTGCGAACATGGGATGGGCACAGCCAAATGCCCCGGCGTTGCATCTCCCTGGAAGCAATCTTCAGTCCAGTCGCTTGAGATCATCATTCAATGCCAGAGACATCCCTACTGAGGACTTAAACATGTTGTCAGAGTTCGATGTTCAACAGCAGCAGTTCCTTGATGAAATCTCTCGTATTtctcaaccaaatatcaactcAAGTTCTTTAAACCGAACTTCTCGTCCAAAAACCATGACACCGTCAAATCTTGAAGACCTATTTAATGTGGAGGGCTTATCTCCTAGATACTCTGATCAGGCATTAGCTTCTGCTGTTTTTTCCCCTACTCATAAGTCTGCGGTTCTTAATCAGtttcagcagcagcagcagagcATGTTATCTCCAATCAACACTAACTTTTCACCCAAAAGTGTTGATCACTCTCTATTGCAGGCTTCTTTTGGAGTTTCATCATCAGGGAGGATGTCTCCCCGAAGCATGGACCCCATCTCACCTATGAGTTCCAGGGTTTCAATGCTCGCCCAGCgtgagcagcagcagcagcagcagccgcAGCAGCAGTTCCGGAGTCTTAGCTCGCGCGATCTTGGCTCCAGTTCAGCTGCAGTAGTTGGATCTCCAGCTGATACCTGGTCTAATTGGGGTTCCTCCATGGGGAAGCCTGACTGGGCTGTCAGCACCGAGTTTGGTAGGCTTAAGAGATCATCATCATTTGAGCTTGGAAATGAGGAGCCAGATTTATCATGGGTTCAGTCCCTTGTCAGAGACTCTCCACAAGAGATGAAGGAAAAGTCTGTACAGTATGTTGCTGGTGCTGCTACTTCAGCTGAGGGCGCAAATTTAGATCACCAAATTGATCAAATGGATCCTTCTGCTTTGACTGCATTGCTTGATCAAATGCAGCTTGACCATCTCATTGCTCA GGGGTAA
- the LOC113693852 gene encoding zinc finger CCCH domain-containing protein 30-like isoform X2 — translation MDMNHLTVETEDVLASVLELAANNDMDGFKRWVEQDPTSVDEVGLWYGRQKGSKQMVLEERTPLMVAATYGSIDVLELILSLSEIDVNRSCGLDKSTALHCAASGGSVKAVDAVKLLLAAGADPNLMDINGHRPIDVIIVCPKFQERKLLLEKLLSTEASLGDHRLRVSTTTSNSNSNSPPLSPSPGNGSPSSHSDSTSSPKISDLPASSMSEKKEYPVDPSLPDIKNSIYSTDEFRMYSFKVRPCSRAYSHDWTECPFVHPGENARRRDPRKFHYSCVPCPDFRKGTCRRGDMCEYAHGVFECWLHPAQYRTRLCKDGTSCNRRVCFFAHTQEEMRPLYVSTGSAVPSPRTGPSSTNAVDFAGMNFLPGSPSSVTMMSPSPFNPPMSPSTNGIANMGWAQPNAPALHLPGSNLQSSRLRSSFNARDIPTEDLNMLSEFDVQQQQFLDEISRISQPNINSSSLNRTSRPKTMTPSNLEDLFNVEGLSPRYSDQALASAVFSPTHKSAVLNQFQQQQQSMLSPINTNFSPKSVDHSLLQASFGVSSSGRMSPRSMDPISPMSSRVSMLAQREQQQQQQPQQQFRSLSSRDLGSSSAAVVGSPADTWSNWGSSMGKPDWAVSTEFGRLKRSSSFELGNEEPDLSWVQSLVRDSPQEMKEKSVQYVAGAATSAEGANLDHQIDQMDPSALTALLDQMQLDHLIAQ, via the coding sequence ATGGACATGAATCATTTAACTGTTGAAACTGAAGATGTTTTGGCCAGTGTGCTTGAGCTTGCTGCCAACAATGACATGGATGGCTTCAAAAGATGGGTGGAACAGGACCCAACTAGCGTTGATGAAGTTGGGTTGTGGTATGGCCGCCAAAAGGGCTCAAAGCAAATGGTTCTTGAGGAAAGGACTCCTTTGATGGTTGCTGCTACATATGGCAGCATCGATGTTTTGGAACTGATTCTATCTCTGTCTGAAATAGATGTTAATCGGTCTTGTGGTCTTGACAAGAGCACCGCACTTCACTGTGCTGCCTCTGGTGGATCCGTAAAGGCCGTTGATGCTGTGAAATTGCTTTTAGCTGCTGGTGCTGATCCAAACTTGATGGACATCAATGGTCATCGACCTATTGATGTCATTATTGTCTGTCCTAAGTTCCAGGAAAGGAAACTTCTACTTGAAAAGCTTCTCAGTACTGAAGCTTCACTTGGTGACCACAGACTCAGGGTGTCAACAACTACTTCAAATTCGAATTCCAATTCACCGCCTCTTTCTCCATCCCCTGGAAATGGATCTCCATCATCTCATTCAGATTCAACTTCTTCTCCAAAGATTAGCGATCTTCCTGCCTCATCCATGTCAGAGAAGAAAGAGTACCCTGTTGATCCATCCTTGCCTGACATTAAGAACAGCATCTATTCAACAGATGAGTTCAGAATGTATTCATTTAAGGTTCGACCCTGCTCTCGTGCCTATTCACATGATTGGACAGAGTGCCCATTTGTCCATCCTGGTGAAAATGCTCGAAGAAGGGACCCGAGAAAGTTCCACTACAGCTGCGTTCCTTGCCCAGATTTTCGCAAGGGAACTTGTCGAAGGGGGGATATGTGTGAATATGCTCATGGGGTTTTCGAGTGCTGGCTTCACCCTGCACAGTACAGGACTCGGCTTTGTAAAGATGGTACAAGTTGCAATAGAAGAGTTTGCTTCTTTGCCCACACACAAGAGGAGATGCGCCCCTTGTATGTGTCTACTGGTTCTGCTGTTCCGTCTCCTCGCACGGGCCCCTCCAGCACTAATGCTGTGGATTTTGCTGGAATGAACTTCTTACCAGGTTCTCCTTCATCAGTTACGATGATGTCTCCATCTCCATTCAACCCACCCATGTCTCCTTCCACCAATGGCATTGCGAACATGGGATGGGCACAGCCAAATGCCCCGGCGTTGCATCTCCCTGGAAGCAATCTTCAGTCCAGTCGCTTGAGATCATCATTCAATGCCAGAGACATCCCTACTGAGGACTTAAACATGTTGTCAGAGTTCGATGTTCAACAGCAGCAGTTCCTTGATGAAATCTCTCGTATTtctcaaccaaatatcaactcAAGTTCTTTAAACCGAACTTCTCGTCCAAAAACCATGACACCGTCAAATCTTGAAGACCTATTTAATGTGGAGGGCTTATCTCCTAGATACTCTGATCAGGCATTAGCTTCTGCTGTTTTTTCCCCTACTCATAAGTCTGCGGTTCTTAATCAGtttcagcagcagcagcagagcATGTTATCTCCAATCAACACTAACTTTTCACCCAAAAGTGTTGATCACTCTCTATTGCAGGCTTCTTTTGGAGTTTCATCATCAGGGAGGATGTCTCCCCGAAGCATGGACCCCATCTCACCTATGAGTTCCAGGGTTTCAATGCTCGCCCAGCgtgagcagcagcagcagcagcagccgcAGCAGCAGTTCCGGAGTCTTAGCTCGCGCGATCTTGGCTCCAGTTCAGCTGCAGTAGTTGGATCTCCAGCTGATACCTGGTCTAATTGGGGTTCCTCCATGGGGAAGCCTGACTGGGCTGTCAGCACCGAGTTTGGTAGGCTTAAGAGATCATCATCATTTGAGCTTGGAAATGAGGAGCCAGATTTATCATGGGTTCAGTCCCTTGTCAGAGACTCTCCACAAGAGATGAAGGAAAAGTCTGTACAGTATGTTGCTGGTGCTGCTACTTCAGCTGAGGGCGCAAATTTAGATCACCAAATTGATCAAATGGATCCTTCTGCTTTGACTGCATTGCTTGATCAAATGCAGCTTGACCATCTCATTGCTCAgtaa